The sequence aaaagagccaatgggaaggctagtacttttaaatttgggaaagaaactttccctttgttgttctctgggctgcagggaccgAGCAGCcatgctgtgtaaggcttgaactagggttaccatcagtccgtatttccccggacatgtccggcttttgcgtctctaaatagccgtctgggaggaattggtaacaaggttaaaatgtccaggggttttttctccctcgcctccctccctccctcccttccatgcagagtgcggctgctgattgggcggctgggccgattgacccactcccattggcctccagcagccagagccctcccctgctccccccccctctgtctgcagccctgtgtaacacagaaaccgacccaccgggcagcgtgttttgcaaacacgtggagccggaatggtaaggggagtccgggggggggggcagtcagggagcaggagagtgttggatgggtccccagcctctaCCTGCCACACCCTCCCGCGCGTCCCCCCCGTAGACCCCCCCTccgcctgcttgtactgccagagccagcagcaagtgctgtctgctgcccccgggtcctagcgtcccccatccactaatgggaagacaggctgccctaaccctgcccttccaccctagccctgagcctctccaatgccccaaacccctcagccccagccctcatccctctgcaccctaatcctctgccccagccctgagcctcctcctgcatcatgaacccctcatcctcagacccacagccctcacccctgcatcccctcctattcccaaactccctccccccacacatcccctcctgccctcaaactccctcccaaagcctgcaccccctccctctgtaccgcctcccacccccaaactccatcccagagcctgcacccctcacccaccccctgccccagcctggagcctgcacccaaactctatcccagaacctgcaccctgcacccctcctgcacactaatccccagcccaggacctgcaccccagacctcctcccccctcccagagccttaggcaggtgggggggggggggttctgggcaccaccaaaatttctacaaccctgtcacccatgcaagtggataagggtcagggcagttaggggacaggtagggtcctaggggttgggggttctcagcagggggcagtcaggggacaagaagcagggggtgTTGCGGTTctgcggggggcagtcagggggtgggaagtgggagggagtggatggggcaggggcggggctccccccatgtcctctttttgattgtggaaatatggtaaccctagtttgagccaggtatgaaaattcatcttccatacctagaagaaatgaTTTGGATAGGGAAGGTTTAGTTAgacacaatcaggtttattttttattttggcttgtgaatctcctctgtgctaaccccagatgcttttgtttgcttgtaaactttaagctgaacccccaagaaagcttatttgggtgcttgatttttggaattgctcttttaaaatctagcaaaagcctaagttccagatgtattttctttctttttgtttttaataacatttaccttttttcagaacaggattggatttttgctgtcctaagaggtttgtgcatatgctgtttgattagctggtggcaacagcaaatttcctttgttttctctctcatctgttcccgaggggggggggggtgaaagggcttgagggtaccccacagggaggaattcccaagtgctccttcctaggtccaagggatttttttacatttgggtggtggcagcgtttaccaagccaaggtcagagaaaagctgtaatcttgggagtgtaatacaagcctgaagtgtcaaggctgaatccccactctgtcactccaagtgcaggaagtgggggcccacaaggatttttaaaatgaatactggccactccaggcctGTATTACAGgatgtccatcaaagggagctacttcccccaccccttcatgTATCACACCATCATCTAATACATATATGTCTGTGGATATGTGATGTGCCTTCAGCTTATGGGAACATCTGATATTTTCTAGGAGAGTTTGATAGCCACATCAGACATGCTCTCTTTTTGAGTCTGCTGGATTAATCAACTCTGTACCTGTCTCTTCCTGACAAAGTACACACTTGCCCCAGTCAATAGAGGAATGGGTCTCTCTTGATGGACCTGCTCTTGAACAAGCTTGTCTAAAAGATACATTTGAAGCACCAGTAATAGCCGATAATAATCTAATATCTTTCTCTACTGTATTCGGTCAATACCACCCAATCACCAAGATGCTTTCACACAACCAAAGTAgcatctgaaagaaaaagagaaatgtgATTAAATTCTGCCAAGACCACACTGACAATCAACATTAGTACAAAATGTGTCCTTACGCCAATGTTAAGGTCACGTTGAAGCAAAACCAAGAATACAGCCCTTGTATGTCCAACTGTAAAGCAATGTTCTTTGCCAATTAtggaaatgttgttaaaatggcTGGCACAGCCAACACAGCATGAGTTGGCAATGGCCCCATCTCTGAAACTCATTAAGTCATGCCCTATGACTGTGACAAGTTTCACGCTTTTATCATAAAGCCCATAAgtccttttttttggggggggggggaacaaatcTGTATGGCTATATGAATTACCTCCAGCTAGGGAGATGGTGATGTTTATCATTAACCAAAAGGGGCTCATTTATCGCTGGCAATGCTTCTCAGCCATTAGTattagggatgaatttagccaTTGCAGGGAATTTTATCCAGCTGATAGCACAACGCCTGCAGGGAAAAGCAGATTTCCtccttggccaagtcatttacTTCTCCCAGAGGTGAGGCCAAGTCAAATAGTGCCATCTATGACTTAATGCTTTCTGGGAGCGTGAGACGCAAGCTCTCCTTGTGACAGGGTTACCCTCACCGTTAAATAAATTGTGCCTTATTCCAgtctaatttgtctagcttcagcttccccTTTGGATCTGGTgatacttttgtctgctagattgaagactCCTCTGTTCtacatcactagcaatttttaattcaagattgcatgtttttctGAGCTCTGCTCTAGTTCGAACACAGAGACGTCCTATGATCTGCGTTATACAGGGCAGGCTGGGTGACCACAGTGGACCCTTCTGGCTTTAGGACCTATGACCAGTGTGTTTGTCACGTTGCTGCTCCTTGGTAGCAGCAATGGTTTTATTATGGTTGCGGTCAGCTTTTCAAGACAGCCTTCTTTCTGCTGTAAGGGCAGCGATAACACCAGGCTTCTGCCATTAGGTGGAAATTGTGTGCTATTAAAATACTGACCGGGTCAAAACTGCATGACACATGATAAATACTGGCCTTTCAAAGCACATTTACCAGAAGGAGGgatttgggtttggtttttttttaaacacacagggAAAGTAGGGGGTAGGTGTGTTAATACCGTTTCCAAACTTGGATCCATAAAGAAATACGGATTTAGGGGCAATTCTTTTGGCCTAAGAGACTTCACCAAGATCACAATGCAAGTCAGCAGTAGAGCGGGGAAGCAGTTCTACTATGCTATCCTTTGCTCCATCTCCTGCCTGGTATCTTCAGGAAAGTGTTCTCTTGCCTCGCTGGTCTGCTTTTAGCAGTGGGGTCATGTGACAGTGCTGGAATTCCAGTCTCCCATGGGAATGTTTGCTATACCTCTTTGCATGCTAATAAGCCAGCCGTTCTGCCAACACCCAGCCAAGCAGGGAACTCACTTTTGTCAAGCTACAGTGAGCAGAGTTATATTCCACAGATTCCTGTGTTTGAAGGCAAGAATTGTGGAAGATTTTCCTCACATGCTTTCAGTCTCCAGCAGCTTTCCTTTCCAGGAGCAAACAGATTTACAGACAAAGCACAGCCTTGATGTTTTTCCCAAAAATTTTATTTCCAGAGATTGAACTTCAATTTCAAGTACAATTTTCCATTCCTGTGCCCTTTCCCCAGATAAAGCAAATGCAGGggggaaataaaatacatttcactACAGTGatcagtaaaaaataaatattataaaacTCCTGGACATCAAGACTTCAGGtcatattttaaaagagctggtacAGATGATTTTCTTCCCCACCAAAGATTTGATCAATGGAGGAGAAATGAGAGAGTTCTGTCCCCACAGTATTCAGGTGAGGATGGAGCtaattctctttaaaatatattcaggaCTTCAACAACAATAAAAACCCACACCACAATTACTGCCTTATAATAAATTACTATGTACATTTGTGATACATCTGCCAATTGAGTGTTCTCTTGTTCACATTTCAATTGCAGAACAGAACAGCTTCGCGAGTCTCCGGTCTCGCACACCCCAGCTACAGATGAGCTACAGTCCATTTTGTCATGCGGCTCCTTGCTTGGTGCTTTTGCTCTCTCAAACCCATGAGTTGTGCCAACAAATGTGCAAACAAAAGATGGTGACATGGAAGTAATACCAGATGTAGTCACAGCATCAGATAAGGTGCCATGTTTAAAAAACCCTTGGGAAGGGCCAGAGCACTCTTGGAGTGAAGGCTATGCCTAGTGGCAAAGCTTCTGGGTTTTTTCCCAGTTGTGCATGTGTTGTGATAAGATACCATATGGGTTGATTCCTAGCTACTCTCTCTCCTTGCTCCACTCCgggggccgggggagggcggtGCGGTGGGTACTGATGGCCTCATAATGGAGCCATTCTTTGGCTGCAGAGGTTGCAGCAATACACTGCCACTCAAATCAGCCACAGCGGCTAGGCCTGAGCTTAGgcactccctcctccaggggtgtGAGCAGCCACAATGCGAGAGAGACTAGAGCTCCAAAAGGCACTTCGGAGCACAGCTGGGAAGCTACTGTTTAGCCTTTACCCCCTCTAGTCACAGGACCGAGTTCAGATTCTTCTAAGGATGTTGATGCAATCAGAATTAGGGACCCAATGGCTCGAAAACAGTCAAGTGCACCTCTGCTTTGACCCACGCAATAGCTCCCACATGCTACTGTGCCCGAATAGCACTGGTGAATGCAAGGACTGCTCTACTGGCCCTCCTGGGGCATGCAAGTGACTCATTTGTCATTCCGAGACTCGAACACAAAGTAGCCGAAATATCAAGGTCTGGCACtgtgaaatgctgagcacctttcagttcccagtgaagtcagttgcATCTCTCAGGAGGCATTCAGTGCCTCGCAGGATCAGGCCTCTAGAGAGGGAGCTTCAAGGTGCAGGACTTGCTTCAGCAGTTCTCATTAGTCTGCTTCTCCGGAGGCACACTTTGAAGGTGAGGCTTATTTTCACAACCCTAGAGAAGGTAGGAGGCAGAATCTAGGTGCTTACATGACCTGCTTTCCCCGTTCCCAGACAGCTCAAGTGAGAAAACCTCAACCTTTATAAGAACACgcatttgtaaaaaaaattaaggcagAAGGATCTTACCCCAGTAGTTTGgctattttcttttcaaatgcacTCTCAGACTGAATCGTTCATTAGGACACCAATGTTAAAAACTAGTTAATCTAATGGTTATTTTAATTAAACTTCTTTATCGGAATCAGATCATAACTTGTCAACTGATGCCATAACTTTAActtcaagggcctgattttggTCTCACACCAGCTTTCCCCAGATGCTagtctgacttcagtggtgttactccagattgacaccaCAGCAAAGAGATCCGAATCAGGTCTCAAGTGGTTCCaaacatttgttttactgttttgcaaTAGTTTTTGATCTAGCTACGCCCGGACTGACGTAGGTGCATATGTATTAGGTCAATTTCCCTGGTCTGTCATCTGGAGTGAAGTTCTGAGCCTCAGACTTAGTCCAAGTTATGTCCAGGGAGAGGTTTTCACATTATCAAGACAATTCACAGTTGGGTAAAGTCCCTTCACCAGCGAAGTTTAGATAGTGGGCCGAATTCCTACCTCAGTAGGTACAACTCCAGTAAAAGCAATAAAGCTGCACCTGGGCCAAGTTCAGACCTGGTGCAACTCCACATCCTTCAATGTAGTTACACCAGGATCCCAAACATTTAAGAGGTTATTCTTTATCCCCTGGTCTGCAAGACATTTTTCCCTTCTCAGAGGCAGGTGCTTTGTAGTGGGATAGTCATAACTTTCCTTCCTTCCGCACAGGATTCTCTGAAATGGTAAGGTCCCACTGCAGTGGGGTTTTGGTCTGGTATACTGTATGTATGGTTATACGTTTCAAGTACAAGCTAGTCTGATTACTTCTATGTGAGTGTTAGAGTAGTTGGTGGTTACAATTTATAATATATAGCTCTCAAATTTCAATGGGGAGCTGTTCATAATTATCTAAAATAGTCAAATAACCAATCAACACTATTCTACATTTTAGGGATCCCAGTTTTCTCAGCCTAACTCTGATGAGAAGCCAAGGCCCTTGGAGCAGGATAAAAGCCCAGCTACAGTATCTGCAGAAAATATAGGACTAGGTGGAAGCAATGGAAGCCATGTGCTTATGTTCAGTTAGTCACTGGCTCTTCTAAAGTGACATGTCCTGGCTGTGCCCCTGCCCTGCGCCACCTCTAGAAAGGGGCGGGACGTTTTCATCTTTCGGGCAAATGCAAACGCTGTTGTTGAGAAGGTCTGAGAGCAATTTCAAATTGCCCTCCGTGATCCATTAAGAAAAAAGCCATCTGTTCTGCTCTCCTGTGTAttacaaatatacaaataaactTACTCTAACTACTTTCATGCCATTTCATTGGGTTAGGACAGGGGAGCCCAACCTACAGgccaccagagcatttcataaggcccacatcttgcttcaacacaatatatgGAATGGCCGATTCATTAGCGTTTTGtcgtttacatcattttagtttacacgagtgtgtaaatagacaatactgtacatagaaacaacctagctaaatacatatgaaacaagctgaacttcaaatataaatcaatacaggtgcCTTGAAATCTGATTAAAACCTGTCGAATCGGTTTGGCCCACCCAAGGTCGTGCTTAAGTTCCTGTGGCCCTCCCgtgtaataaggttgggcaccactggGTCAAGATGTTAAGCAGCAGTTTTCAAATCAACATCTCAGTGCTTAAGATACCAATCTCAGTGCTTCTGATACTGATCTCAGCCTTCCTGGGCTTCTTCCAGAGCCACAGCTGAGGTTGGGCCCGTGGGGTCGTTAGAGGAACCCCCATCGTGGGTGGCTACTGCCCTACAACTCTAGAAGAAGCAAATAACTTCGTAAATTCATGATTTTAAGcataataaaaatctgaaaatgaattTCTCAACTTAAATCCATACAGTATCTTTTTGTAAGGAATATGTACACTCACATCTACAGCAAACCCTCAAATATCTGGGAGAGTTTAAATGAAGTTTCCCCATTAACAAGCGTTAAACTTCACGTTAGTTATTACATGTGGTGTCAGAGAGCAGGCACTACATGAACACTTTGAAACACGCAGGGGAACTGCAGGAGCTGCGTTAACACTACTCCAGTTTGAAAGTGTTATTTGAAGTGACAAGACATCCCGTCGCTGTTACTTTCAAGTATAGATGATCGCAATGATGAAACCTTTAGTAAGGATTAGGCAACTCATGGATGTTAACACAGGATAAGTCTTCATTTAGGTCACAGGTGTTGCCTTTGGCAGGTTATCATGGTGACACATGAAGCTGTCATCATCTACACAATACCAAGCGTGCAGTTAAACTTTGCAGCTCCACAAGGCGACTGGGAAGAAGATGTAAGTAGTAGACCAAACGAGATAGTAGAGAGAGACTATTGAATAGGAAGAGAACAAAACCATCAGGATACCTGCAACAGGAAAGTAGCACAGAAAAGTAGGTCAGATACAATTGACAAGGTTAACAAATGTAAATATACATTTCACacacttccccaaatccctgcctttCTGTCACTGAAAGATTTTCTAGCAGGTTTGAGCCTGAAGGATTCTTCTGTTCACTGCGGGAAAtaagtccttttaaaaaacaccagaCACAGGTTGTTTAGTATGATCTGGTCTCCTGCACCTTTCACAGCATGCAACTCTGTGGCAAAAGGAGCCACTGCCACCATGTATAATGTACTTCATGATCTTAAAAGAGAAATACGTAATCCATGAAAGTACAAGCTGCCAGAGCTACTCTTCtatacacaaacaaaagcctaTTGCCTTCAAGGAGGTTGGGTTAAAGATTGTGACAGCAAACATGGAGAATGATACTGCTAGAAGCAGATGTAATGCCCTTCCCATCTGTGCAGCATACAGCTACTTGTCAAAGATTTATCACTTAAACGGTCTCTTGTCACACTGCCTTCCTGCAGCACAGTGTTCAGTGCAGCTGCCAGCCTGGGGAACTAGTTTCATGACCCCACCTTTGTATACACACAAATTCTGTGCTTCTATCGTTTTCATGCCATGTCTAGAAGTCAGACACAATAATTTTCTGGCTGCTTTCATGGCTCCATTTCAGGGttctataaaacaaaacaagccatgGCCTGTTATCTGTGGCTGGTAAAACCCCAGAATTAATGTTTCAGGTGGAGATTTATAGAGGTATTGACTGGATATATTGGAGTGCATTTGATCTGAGCAATCAACTAGCAGGAATACAGCACAGTTCTGAAGACTGAATCCTCTTTTAGTCCCTTACTAGACTTTCTTCAGGAAAAGTACTTCAAAAATAGAGCTAACAAAATTACACTGCATAAAGTGTCTGTGAATGAAAAATGCAATTGTCCATTATGAGCTGTTGGGtattttacaccttcctctgaaacatctggtactggccattcccagagaaaggaaacagagctagatggaccattgatagGATCTGGCGTGACACTTTCTAGGCTTCTGAATCATCTAGGTTTATTTCAGGTAGGAAGGAGCACGACCTAAGAGTTCATCGTAGCCACTGAGAGTTGAGAAACTGGTTCTATTCCTAGTCAAAACATGGCCACTTTGTGATCTTACACAAGTGACTTCTGTGCCTCTGCCTGTTTGCCGATCCCTAAAAACTGAGAAAATGCTCTTCCCCTTTTGTAGCGTGCATTCACAACGTCTCTGATGACAGGCACTATGGACTTCCACGTACTCTTATTTCTACTTCTCTTAAAGAGGCACACCCTGTATTCAGGTAAGAACCCCCTCATGTTTCAAACATATGTTGAAGAACTTATACACTAGTTATATATTTTAGGTTTACAGTAcaaaaaagaaatgtatattttcatACAGCTCCCAAGAACTCTGGTTCACATTAGTTTACCCTTTCCGTCAGCTGGGCTGAAGAATGAAGTCAAAGAAGGGACTAGATAATGAAGGGCAAGCACTACGCCTTCACCCCTTGTGTGAATCCACAGAAACAAATGAGAGCCAAGGTTTTGTgctggtttgttttaaaacttaccCCCTGCATAGACCATCTTTTTCCAGAGCTGGGACTCCAGTACTTTGTCATGGGGATAGAAGCCCTGGTCAACCATGAACAGGATCATTATCATGGCTACAATCCGTAGAACCACAAGGTTGCCCCCAGTCAAGAGGTATGTGCCAGTCAGGAGGGAAGAAGCATAGGGACAGGGCAGTCCTCGGTACATGAAAGGGATTCCtacaaggaagaggaaggaatgggtgacttttccttttaaaattgccACAAAGCTATAAGCCAGAGGATTCTGGGAAATAAAAGAGAATGCTTGGTTCAGCCCTAAAAAGGGACATGGACAGGTTAACCAAAAATTCAAACAGTTCTTCGCCCGTTTTATTTGCAACACCTGAGATAAGAAAAATGAACACTTAAAAATCACGTTTCACCATTtactgtgtggatttttcatttcCCTCAGCTGGAAAACATCAACGACTAGAAAGTGGAACAAACTATCTAGGAGTTcatactgtgcccatcaccacagtatctcaATGCTGAGAAAAGGGATCCCAACCAAAAAAGGGTCGTTGGCTaattttcctccctccttccccttgaGCAATCAGGGctacatttgttttcttctttcctctcttctcctccccaacAGGTTTTTCTCCCTCTTGCTTTCCTCTCTCCCACCTACTCTTTTGTTGCTCTCGCACTCCAGCTATTGGAAGGGAAAATGCAGCTGTTCAAggagtcttggagcactggggggaAGCCAATGTTGGGCCagttttaaaaagggtaaacaggctGAGCCAGGTAGTTATAGGCCTGTCTGCCCGACATCGACCCAGGTCAGATCTTGGGTGGCTGATATGGGAccctattaataaagaattaaaagaaggtaatgtaattaatgcaaatcaacatgggctgatggaaaatagatcctgtctcACTAACTTGATAGCATTTACCCAAATTTATTACGGAAGTGTAAGTAAATTACATTAGCACTGTAAAGCATGTGACTTGGTACTACACAACATTTTAATTCAACAACTAGagcaatataaaatgaacatggcacatattCAATGGACTAAAAACTGGCTAACGT comes from Trachemys scripta elegans isolate TJP31775 chromosome 19, CAS_Tse_1.0, whole genome shotgun sequence and encodes:
- the TMEM269 gene encoding transmembrane protein 269 isoform X4, which encodes MANLIMGLSSILCSLNGQYHCACWLLLIGFLLDLADGAVARQLNACSALGAKLDDFADFTSFGLATALLLQAHGILDGLLAIVYVLAVFSRLCFFSSGIPFMYRGLPCPYASSLLTGTYLLTGGNLVVLRIVAMIMILFMVDQGFYPHDKVLESQLWKKMVYAGGILMVLFSSYSIVSLYYLVWSTTYIFFPVALWSCKV